From Candidatus Neomarinimicrobiota bacterium:
GATCTATGAGAAAGCGAAGCATTCGGTGCCGGATTGCGGAGATGTTATTCTCTGGAACTCCCGGGAAGAAATTACCGAAAGTACCATAGCAAATGTTGTGATACAGTTGGAAGGCAGACTGATCACGCCACCTGTCGAATCCGGCCTTTTACCCGGTACCTTTCGGCAATATTTGCTGGATAAAGGTGAAATCGGTGAAAACACGGTTACGGTTGATATCCTTCAGCAGGCTGAACGAATTTATCTTATCAATTCTGTGCGAAAGTGGCGCCAGGCATCTCTGGTAAAGTAGAACCAAAATTTTTCCTGAAGTCACTCTGAGTTCATCGACGAGTGGCGCACCTGCCACCCTCTTCTTTAAATGTGAAGGGGGGCTCGGATTTAAATGTATAGGTCCGGGAGAAAAATCACCGTAACTTCCTCTCACAACTTCCACCCCGTCCAACACCGGGAGACTTCATATGGCTAAGATAACCTTTTACGGCGCTACAGGAACCGTCACCGGTTCCCGTACGCTCCTCGATCTCGACTCCCAAAGATTTCTTATCGATTGCGGCATGTTCCAGGGTAAAAAGGAGAATCGTCTGAAAAACTGGGATCCGTTTCCGGTACCGCCTGAATCTGTTGATGCGGTTCTTTTAACTCATGCCCACATCGATCATTCCGGCTATTTACCCCGGTTTTGCCGGTACGATTTTGCCGGGAGAATCCATGCCACCCATGCAACGTCTGACTTGTGTGAAATATTGCTGAAGGACAGCGCGCACCTGCAAGAAGAAGACGCCAAATGGGCCAACAAAAAGGGGTTTTCACAGCACAAACCGGCACTCCCTTTGTATACAACCAAAGATGCTGAAAACGCGCTTACCCACTTTAGCCCGGTGCACTACGGCGAGGATCTTTTCCCCGCAGATGATATTCGGGTGAAATTTAAGGATGCCGGACATATACTGGGCTCATCCCTGGTCGATATCAAGGTCGGTCGGAATAATAATACGAGTAAGGTGCTTTTTACCGGGGATTTGGGGCGTCCCAGGCGTCCGGTGTTGAAAGATCCTGTCCAGGTGTATAACGTGGATTACCTGGTTATCGAATCCACCTATGGTAATCGGTTACATTCGGATGCGTCGCCATACGAGGAACTGGTCAGGGTTATTAATGAGAGCGCGGACAGGGGAGGTGTCCTGGTAATTCCGTCCTTTGCCGTGGGGCGGACGCAGACTCTGTTGTACGTAATCAGAGAACTGGAAGCACAAGGGAAGATCCCGGTGATGCCAATTTACATCGATTCCCCAATGGCAATCGATGCTACTTCCATCTTCACGAGTCATTTGGATGTACTGAACCTGCATGCCAGGGAGCAGACGCTTCAGGGGAGCTCGATCTTTCAACCCACCCAGCTTAAGGTTTGCCGCTCACGGGAAGAATCGATGGCGATAAACAGGATAAAAGAAAAAGCGATTATTATTTCCGCCAGTGGGATGATTACCGGTGGACGTATTCTGCATCATATGCGTGAGCGGTTGGGTGATCCAAAGAATTCGATACTGTTTATCGGTTACCAGGCGATGGGGACGCGCGGCCGGACAATTTTGGAAGGCGCTGAGACCGTGAAAATCCATGGGAAAAAGATTCCGGTGAAGGCACAAATTAAAAATATCTTCGGTTTCTCCGGTCATGCCGATTATGAAGAGATACTCGCCTGGCTGATGGGGTTCAATCGACCGCCAAAGATGACATTTATTAATCACGGTGAGGCGGATGCCTCGGAGGCGCTGGCAGAGAAAATACGCTCACATTTCGGGTGGGAGGTTACGGTCCCAGAATTCGGAGAAAATTATTCCATAGATATGTAATCGCCGGGACACCTGCGCATCCCGGCGATTCATCAGTAAGTCAGATTACGACCATTGTCCGGACTTCCGGACTTCGGCCTTGGGCAGTTCGTCCAGTTCGGCTTCTGCCTCGTCTAGCTTTTCCTGCTCCAGGGCATGTTCTTCCAGTTCGCCGTTCAGGAAGCTCTCGTAACCCGCCAAATCCATCACACCATGGCCACTCAGATTAAAGAGGATAACCTTTTCTTTGCCTTCTTCGCGCGCCTTTTCGGCTTCCTGGATCGTGGCCGCGATGGCATGGCTGGTCTCCGGCGCTACAATCATTCCCTCGGTCCGTGCCCACTGCAGTGCTGAGGAGTAGGAGGTGATTTGGTCGATGGCGCGCGGCTTCACCAACCCTTCGATAACCGCTTGCGAGACCAGCGGAGCCATGCCGTGATAGCGTAGTCCGCCTGCGTGGATTGGCTCCGGAACAAAATTGTGGCCGAGGGTGTGCATGGGCATAAGCGGCGTGGAGCCTGCCGAGTCACCGAAGTCATAGGTAAAAATACCCCTGGTGAGCGTAGGGCATGACGTGGGCTCCACTGGAATAATTTCGATGTCGTCTCCGTTTATTTTGTCGTGCACAAACGGAAAAGCCAAACCCGCAAAGTTACTTCCGCCCCCTGCGCAGCCAATTACTACATCCGGCTTCTTAATACCGACCTTTTCCAGCTGCTTTTTGGCTTCCTGTCCAATGATGGTCTGGTGTAGAAGTACATGATTCAACACGCTGCCCAACGAGTACTTGGTCTTGCCGGATTCGTCGGAGACCGCCGCTTCTACCGCTTCACTGATGGCCATTCCCAGACTACCGGGCGTATCCGGGTCCTTCTCCAGAAACTTCCGGCCGGCTGCCGTTTCATCCGAAGGCGATGCAATACAGTCTGCGCCCCAGGTGCGCATCATAATTTTCCGATACGGCTTCTGGTCAAAGCTAATCCTGACCATGAACACTTTACAATTGAGTCCAATTAGCTGGCAGGCAAATGCCAGCGCACTGCCCCACTGACCGGCGCCGGTTTCGGTGGTCAGCGTTTTTACACCAAATTCCTTGTTATACCACGCCTGTGCTACCGAAGTATTGGGCTTATGGCTTCCGGGAGGGGATACGCTTTCATCCTTGTAAAAGATTTTTGCAGGTGTGTCCAGCGCCTCTTCCAGGCGGACAGCACGTTTCAGGGGTGAGGGACGCCACCGGGTCAGGATACCAAGGATTTCTTCCGGGATATCGATCCAGCGTTCCTGGCTCATCTCCTGTTCAATCAGATTCATCGGGAACACCGCAGACAAGTCGTCCGGACCGGCCGGATTACCATCCGGGCCCAATGGCGGTTGTATTGGTGTCGGAAGGTCGACTGCAAGATTATACCACTGCCGTGGCATATCGGCTTCGCTGAGATAGATTTTTGTCTCCATTGAATACGTCTCCTGATTCTGTTTACTGGTTCAATGCCACACTGTGGTGACTTGTGTCAAACTCCTGTTAATTCAATCATGCAATCGCTCGGAACATGCATTTTGTCTGTCTGGTAAGAGGTTGCCCGGGCGTTACCACCGGACAAATGAAGACCAAATTATAAATATAATCACAGTGATTACAAACAGTTTTCCTGCGGCTACAAAGGGATTTGCCTCTCTTTGATTTACTCTACACTTCAGAATATGGCGAAACTACAGGGATATTTCCAGGCCCTCATGACCAATAATCAACGACAGTGGTGAGTCCGGATAATTAATTGATTTGTACTGTTGAGCTTCATCCCGGAGCGATTGAATGGTAGAGTCGTCGTTCTCCGGCTCGTGGTGAAACAGAACCATAGTTTTTACACCGGCTTCTGCGGCGAGGTCAATACCAATGATGGCGGAGCTGTGACCCCAGTCCTTCTTATGGTGAACCGCTTCCAGGAGGGTGTACTGTGAGTCAAAAGTGAGGACATCCGCATCCTGGAAGAAGTCGGTGTACTGTTTTGTATTCATTTGGGACAGGTCTTTAAATTCGGAGTCAGTGGTATAGACGAACGATTTTCCATCGGACTCCACCCGATATCCGTACGAGTTACCGGGGTGATTCAGCTCCTTGGTACGAATGGTTACCCCTTCAATGGTATGCTTTCCTTCCGGCTGGAGTGTGTGGAACTCCTTGGTGCTGGCCATATCATCCAGTGAGACCGGGAAAAATCGGAAATCCTGCTGGGCACGAATACGTTCTTCCAGATCCGGGATAGGACTGTGGAAGATAATTTTGTGCTGGGGTAGGTAGGCGGGAGTGAAGAATGGAAACCCCATCATGTGATCCCAATGGGTGTGACTGATAAAAAAATGGATTGCCAGACCTTCCGATGCTGCTTCAGACTCCGTCAGGGCATTCCCAAGCCGTTTAAGTCCGCTGCCCATGTCAAAGATGAAAAGGTTATCCTTCACAGTTACCTGGACACAGGAAGTATTCCCGCCAATGAGACTATCCTGAAATCCATTCAGACTCTCCAAAAATTTTTCACGATCCGAATCCGATTCAAGCTTCTCTCGTTGAGCGAGGCGAAGTACATTGAGCATTTTCTGGCGAATTTGAGTTGGAGTGGGGGGCGTTGGAATCGACCCGCGAACTCCCCAAAATTTTATATCCATTTAAGTCGCCTGTAATTTATTTGCGAATATGAAAACTGAAACTCCAACGTATTATATTGTAACGACAGAATAAACAAAATAATGACTAAATTTCAAACGGAATGTATCAAGATATAAATATTTCTTTGGATGGGCCCGCAAACATTTTAACTTATGAACAGATATTCATATAATGGAGTTGAAAATGACGCAGGAATTACACAGTATATCGTCCGCAAATAGTCAGGCTATTCAAGAGAGTTTGGGGGATGAGGAGCATATTCGGGAGTTGTCGGATCTGTTTAAGGCGTTATGTGATCCCACAAGATTGCGGATTATTCTGGCACTGAAGGAAGAGGAGTTATGTGTGCACGATTTGGCGTTACTGACAGAGACCAGCGAATCCAATGCCTCCCATCAGTTACGAGTCCTCCGGAATATGAAGTTGGTGAAATATACCCGTCGGGGGAAACAGGTGTTTTACTCCATAGATGACGAGCACATTTCGCATTTTCTGGAGGATATCCAGCAGCATCTCGGCGAACAAAACGGAGAGGAGGATCGGAGCGAGTAATGTCTTCCTATCGCGAATTGCGGGATAAAAACAGGAAAAGTCTGCAGATTGCACTCGGTATTACGGCTTTTTTCTTCTTCGTCGAGCTTATTGGGGGATGGCTGACCAACAGTCTGGCGCTACTGAGCGATGCCGGACACATGTTGACCGATGTACTGGCGCTTGGGCTTAGTTTGTTCGCCATGTGGTTGGCCAAGCGTCCGCCAACCAAGAGCCATACCTTTGGATACCATCGATTTGAAATATTCGCGGCTTTTCTCAATGGGCTAACACTGGCCGGGATCTCGGTTTACATTTTTGTTGAGGCATACCAGCGAATACAGAACCCCCCGGAAGTCGCCGGATTCCCGATGATGCTCATCGCGACGGTGGGGCTCCTGGTGAACTTGCTGAGCGGATTTTTTCTTCATAAGTCTAAAGATGACAGCCTGAACGTGAAGGGAGCGTATTTGCACGTCCTGGGCGACGCCCTGGGGTCGGTCGGAGCTATTGTAGCCGGAATTATTATGTGGACTACCGGCTGGATGTATGCGGATCCGATCTTCAGTGTCGTCATTGGAATGATAATTATTGCCTCGTCGTGGCGTCTCATGCGGGATACGTTCCACGTCCTTATGCAGGGAACGCCCCCGGAAATTGAACCGGAAGACGTACAGACCTCAATCTGTAATCTCAAGAATGTAACCGGCGTCCATGATCTCCATATCTGGACGCTGACCAACGGTATCCATGCCATGACTGTACATGTAAACGTCGACGAATCCGTTTCGCAAACGTCGCACGATGATATTATTCACGCAATCCGGGAGATGACGATGGATGAGTACGGCATCCAGCATACGACTGTCCAGCTGGAGATGCAGGAAAATGGCGATCACCGGTGCATTGTTCAGGAAGAACATTAGTTATCATATGGCAAAATCCCCCTGACACCTTCCTGGTGGCACCGGCGCTTTACAAAAATTTTACATGTAAACGATCAGTACAATTCTTATTTTTCGTATTAATGTAAATCCATGAGAGGGGGTAAGTATGAAATCAGCCGCACGGATTTTAGTCAAATGGGTGATTCTGAGTTTTTTGCTCGTGCCGGTATTTGCGCTGGGACAGGATGTCGGTTTGTCCGGACGGATTTATACGGGTTATTTTTATAATACGCACACCAATAATAATGCCTTCACTGTTGACCGGGTATATCTTGGATATGCAGGTGACCTGACATCGGATGTCAGTTATAACGTCACTAGTGATATTGGTCCGGATTTTACGGATGGTGGATATCAGTTGTTTATGAAATACGCCTATATCGATTGGCGACAGGGTGATGCCGGAGGACTGATACTCGGTATGATTCCCATGAATGCCTATGATGTACAAAAGAGAACCTGGGGATTCCGGTATCTGCGCAAAACCGTCATGAATGACCGTGGGTTTGCCCCCTCTGCCGATATCGGCGCCGGGTACGAGATGCGGTTCTCGAGAAAAGTATTAGTTTCCGCAGCCCTCTCCAACGGTGAGGGATACAAATCCCCTGAGGTTGATGAGTACAAGCGGATCCACGTCCGCTTACTCTATGGCCCTGAAAATTTGGGGAGCACAACCGGATTCAATGTGGGGGCTTATACCAGTTATGAAGCGGAAAACGTAGATGAGAGCCGGATGACTTTTGCAGGATTTACCGGAATTCATGTCAACGATATGTGGGCCGGTCTGGAAGGTGCATATCAAATGCTGAGTGAAACAGACTGGAACCAGTTATTACTCTCGGTATATGGACGTATGGAAGTTGGTGAAGATGCCACGGCTTTTGGCCGGTTCGATTACAGTAATGAACAGAACCCCGTCACGGAGATTACGGAAAACCTAATTATTGGTGGTGTTGAGTTTAATCCGACCGGGGGGATCAAAATTGCGCCGAATTTCGTCTATTCTCTCGAAGATGACGGCGAAGATGACCTCGCGATTCGGGCCAGCTGCGAATTCCGGTGGTAATAATCCGTGAAGGATAACAAGTTTTACACCGAGTTTGATACCGAGACTATCGGTGGAAGGTCAGCAAAGGATTACCGGACCGAATTCCAGCGGGATCGGGACCGGATAATCTACTGTGCGGCCTTCCGGAGACTCCAGGGAAAGACCCAGGTTTTTATGTCCGGCGAGTATGACTTTTACCGGACGCGCCTGACCCACTCCATTGAGGTCGCCCAGATCGGACGTTCCATTGTTAACTTTCTGAATCAAAACTCCGAACATTTTTCAAAAGAGTTCACCCTGGATGCGGACCTGGTGGAAGTGACCTGCCTGGCGCACGATATTGGGCACCCGCCATTCGGGCACGGCGGGGAAAACGTGCTGAACGATCTCATGGTATCCCATGGTGGTTTCGAGGGAAACGCCCAGACACTTCGCATCCTCACGGATATTTTCTATGAGGCACCGGAGGGCCGGCGGGGAATGAAGCCGTCACGTGCGTTCCTGGATGGAGTGATGAAATACAAAACCCTGGAAAAGGAGATGAGGCCGCCTAAATCCAAATTCCTTTACAATGATCAAAAGGAGTATCTGTGCTTTGTCGCCGGAGATACCGGAAGCGAAATCCCCCGAACGGATCAGAGTATAGAATGCCAGATCATGGATTGGGCGGATGACACGGCCTATTCTCTGAACGATCTCCTGGATGGTTATAAAGCCGGATTCCTCACCCAGCGCAGCATCGAATCGTGGGCGGAGGAACATGATTTGGACACCCGGGAAACGGAAATTATTGGCCATCTACTCCGGCAGATTAAGAATGAAGCGGACTTCGAAGTGTACGTTGCCAATAAGGTAGGCGAATTCATCGAATCGGTTGCGCTGGAAAAGATTGCCGATAACGAGTGGTCCAACCGGTACGATTACCGACTCCGTCCCGATCCGGAGCACGAGAAAGAGAGCCGGGTCTATAAAGCATTGGCCTATGATGTAATCTTCCAGAGTCCCCAAATTCAGCAGCTGGAGGCAAAGGGGTGTCGGATCATTTCTCAGCTTTTCGAAGCACTGGCAGAACGGTATATCGGGAACGAGTCGAATTTCCAGCTCCTGCCACGGAAGGTGGCGCGACACATCGAACAGGCCGGATCCGACGATGCCAAAGCCCGGCTTCTTTGCGACCGCATCGCCGGGATGACTGATGGCTACGCCATCCGCATCTATAAGCGAATTTTTGATCCCGATTTCGGCAGTATCGTGGATTTGATTTGACAGTGTTTAAGTGTTCAGGTGTTCGGGTATTCAGGTAAAAGCGTGTTGGTGTGTTAAAGTGTTAAAGTGTTAAAGTGTTATAGTTTTATCGTTAAAATCGTCAAATGTCGAGAGTCCTCCTTCCTCTTCCCGAGCATCCAATCTGTTGGTAGTCCCCATGATACTAATCTGGCTTTTGACGGACTCGTGACTGGTTCAGCGGGTTGTTTGATGTCGGTTGTGAATAGTTAGTTGTTCGTTGTATGTCTTTTTATCTTTGCGTTTCCTTAGCGTTCTTCGCGGCTCAGCGGTTCTTTTTTCTCTGTTCATCCGTTCACCCGGTTCCCCTTTTCCGTTAATTATGACGCGCTTGTATGGAAAACCTGGGCACGAATAAGCAACACGTAAAACAAGCATCAAAGCAGTGGATACTAATTCCAGGATTTCCTAATTTCGCATCCTTTGCGACGCGGAAATAACTCACAAGAAGACCTAGTACAGGGACCGCTTTTCCCGGCGATAGTCCGGCTGGCCATTCCGCTGGTTTTGGCCAACCTGATGCAAACGGCTTACAATATTGTCGACACTTACTGGGTCGGTCGTCTCGGCGAACAGGCAGTGGCGGCCATTTCCCTTGCCTTCCCGGTCATTTTCCTCATTATTTCCTTCGGGGCCGGCCTCACCGTTGCCGGTACAGTTCTTATCGCCCAGTACACGGGTAAAGGAGACCAGGAACAGGTCGACCTGACCGCTGGCCAGACCATCATACTCCTCGTCAACGTCTCCATCGTCATTTCTGTTGTTGGCTATTTGCTCAGTGGCCCGATGCTCAATTTTATGGGGGCAGAGCCCGGTGTCCTGGAAAAGGGGACCTCCTATCTGAAAATCCTGTTTGCCGGCGCCAGCTTCATGTTCATGTTTTTTGTCTTCCAATCCATCCTGCGCGGGTGGGGCGATACCAAAACTCCCATGTGGGTGATGTTTTGGTCGGTGCTCGGGAATACCATCCTTGATCCCCTTCTGATCATGGGGATCGGCCCCTTTCCGGAGATGGGCATAGCCGGGGCGGCCTGGGCGACTATTATATCTCGGGGGATTGCAGCGATTGTCGGACTCTGGATCTTATTTAGTGGGAAGAAGGCGCTCCACATTAAATTGCGGCATCTCTGGCCGGACTGGAAACTCCAGTGGCGGCTCATCAAACTCGGCATTCCGGCCTCCGTTGAACAGAGTATCACTGCCCTCGGTATTACGGCAATGGTCTTTATCGTCGCCGATTTCGGCACGACCGTTGTCGCAGCCTACGGAATCGGTGCGCGGATTCTATCTTTTGTCATTGTACCGGCGTTCGCCCTGTCAATGGCAACATCCACGGCACTGGGGCAGAATTTTGGTGCGGGTAAACTGGACAGAGCAGAGAAAGCCGGATGGATCGGCGCGGGGACTGGCTTCGGCGGATTAACCTTCTTTGGAATTATACTGTTTCTCTTTGCCGAGCCAATTACCGCGGTATTTATTAAAGATAATCCTGACGTTGTCCGGCTTGGGACAGAATTTTTGCGAATAATGGCGTTATCATTTGGATTTTTTGCATTACAGTTGGTATTTAATGGTGCATTCCGGGGGGCGGGGCGGACCAGTACCGCAATGGTCATGGCGATTATCGCATTTTGGGTGACGCGAATCCCGCTCGCCTATTTGCTCTCTAATACATTTGAAATGGGTCCCCAGGGGATCTGGTGGGCTTTTCCCATCAGTATAGTGTTTATGGGGCTGCTGACCACTTACTGGTTCTGGCTGGGACGATGGCGGAAGGAAACACCGGATGCCGAAACCCGAATTAAAAAGCGGATCATTGACGAAACCGAGCTGGATGAAGGCGTCAACGATTAGTACCCGGCTCCAAGGTCTCAGGCGATAAATTTTCCTTGAACTTCACCCTGATCCCAATGATATTGATAGGTACATTCGAAAGTGTCAACTTAGCCTATTTTCGGCAATAATCTGAGGCGAGGTCTTTAAAACACAGAGCGGAGGAGGGCAGCATGAGAGTTCGCGACCTGCTGAACAAAAAAGCATCGGAAATTCAATCTACTACACCAACGACGTCTTTGCTCAAGGCCATTAAACAGCTCAACGATCACAACATCGGTTCGCTGATTGTCCTGGATGGGGATACGGTAGCCGGAATCGTCACCGAGCGGGATGTTCTGCATGCAGCCGGACGGCCATCTGGAGATCTGCATTCATTGAACGTGCAGGACGTGATGACGACCGATCTCATCACCTGTGAGCCGGAAGCCAATGTTGAGGGAATTATGGCCACGATGACAGAGAACAGGATTCGGCATTTGCCGGTGCTGGAGGATGAGAACCTGGTGGGGGTCATTTCTATCGGTGATGTGGTCAAAGCACGCTTCCAGGAGACGGAAGCGGAAGCTTCCCAGCTAAAGGAATATATCCGCACCGGGCGCTAGGAGAATCCTTTATCCCGCTCCTACAATGACCAACCGCATAAAAACTGCATAAAGATGGAGAATATAATGGCGGAGAAAGGTTTAAAACTGTGGGGAAAATGGATGGGAATTGCGGTCATTGGCATTCTGATAATAATACAGTTTTTTGGAATTGATCGCAGTAATCCACCGGTGACCCAGGAAATTGATGCCCCGGCCAATGTAAAAAATGTATTGGAAAAGTCCTGTTTTGATTGCCACTCGAACAAAACCGACTGGCCCTGGTACAGTTACATAGCTCCCATTTCATGGCTGGTGGGGAGCGATGTACACGAAGCGCGTGAACATATGAATTTTACCGAGTGGGATACCTATACAACTGAGGAACGCCTTGAGTTAATTGAGGAGATCTGGGAAGAAGTTGAGGAAGGGGAGATGCCGCTCGGTATTTACGAAATAATGCACCCCGATGCCGAACCGACCATACAGGATAAAACGGCATTGCAGGAATGGGTGACCAGCGTTACCGGCGAGACGGCAATTCAGTCGGAAAACGGTGAGTCGGAAGGACATGAGGATCATGAGCACTAAAGATTATTAATACTGAAATGTCTCATGCTGTATTTTTGAGTAAAAATGGACACGACAATATTGTTACTGTTGATGAATGACTATTCCGAATTTAGATAGGCCCTGCGCCGAATTTTTCATAGAAGTCCCGCCTGAAATAAATTAACTTTTAAATTATGATGGACCTGATTAGACAATACGACTGTTTATGGTAATAGAACGCGAGATCCCGCTGAACGTCATTCGTCCCGGAGATCCGGTGACCGGGCGCATCGTCGAATCGTCTGCAGTGACGGATAAGAGCAGCCCGAACTATTGCCGCCATATAGTAATTGATATCTCGGGGACTTCCCTGGAAGGAAATTTTGAGGCGGGACAGGCTTTCGGTGTTATTCCCCGGTGGGATCGGAAGGCCGATGATAACGGATTGCGTCTCTACTCCATCGCCTCCCCGACGACAGGCGAGTTTGGTGAGGGGCACACTATTTCCACAACTGTGAAACGGATCATCACCGAGGAGACGGATGACCATCAACTGAAGTTGGGGACCGCTTCGAATTATTTGTGTGACCTGAATGAAGGCGAAACGGTGAATTTGACTGGTCCGACTGGGAAACAAATGCTGTTGCCGGATCGCGGCCATCGTAATGACCATAATTATGTATTTATAGCGACTGGAACCGGAATTGCGCCATTCCGCGGGATGGTTATTGAACTGCTGGAGAATGGATTTGACGGAGAAATCCACCTCATCTTTGGCGTACCCTATCGCACAGATGTTTATTACGAAGCACTCTTCCGCCGGTTTGAGGCGAAATATCCGAATTTCCATTTCTATACCGCCCTCAGCAGGGAGGAACAAACCCGAGATGGCACCCGCATGTATGTCCACGATCGGATGGCGGTGGAGTGGGAACGCCTGGAGCCGATACTTCGTGAATCGAATACGTTGGCTTATATCTGTGGAATGGCCGGGATGGAGAACGGGGTATACCGATTACTGTTGCAGCATCGCCTCCACGAGTACTTTGATTCCCTCCCAACGGAACTACTGGAATCTAACCCGGATCCCCTATACGATTACGATGAAGTAATCAACTCCCTCCGACCTGATACCCAACGAATGCGGGTCGAGGTATATTAGCAATCTACCCGATTACCTGAACCAACAGAAGAGAGGACAGACGAGCGAACATGACTGAGAAAAAGCGTATCCTGACCGGGGACCGTCCGACAGGGAAAATGCATTTGGGCCACTATGTCGGCACCTTAAAAAACCGGGTCGCCCTGCAGGATGAATATGATTGCTACTTCATTATTGCCGACCTCCACACACTGACGACTAAACCCGAAAAAGAACATATTGAACGCATCCAGGGTAATGTTCGGGAAATGGTCCTTGATTACCTGGCTGCGGGAATCGATCCCGAAAAGTCGACCATATATCTCCAGTCTGCCGTCCATGCAGTCTACGAAATGAATTTAATCTTTGAGATGCTGGTAACGCTGCCGCGATTATCACGGCTGCCCAGCATCAAGGAGATGGCGCGGAATGCCCACCTGGATGAGGAGGCCGTGCCGTTTGGGCTTATCGGGTACCCGGTGCTTCAGGCTGCGGATATTCTGATGCCCAGGGCGCATCTGGTTCCGGTGGGGAAAGACAACGAATCCCATGTGGAGATCTCCAGAGAGATTGCCCGGCGATTTAATAAGTATTACGGGAAGGTTCTTCCGGTACCCAAGGCAAAGATCGGCGATGTGCCAACCCTCGTAGGGACCGACGGGCAGGCGAAAATGAGCAAGAGTCTGGATAATGCAATTTTCCTCTCCGACGACGAGGAGACGGTGCGGAAGAAGGTGTTCAGTACGTACACCGATCCCAACCGGACCAGCGCCGATGTCCCCGGACGCGTCGAAGGGAATCCGGTATTTATTTACCACGATGCCTTCAATCCGAACACGGAAGAAGTGGATGACCTCAAGGAGCGTTACAAGAAAGGGAAAGTTGGTGACGTTGAGGTGAAAAAGAAACTGGCCTCCGCTATAAACAATTTCCTGGATCCCATGCGGGAGCGACGGCGGGAATTTGCTGCCAGAGATGGTTATGTCCAGGAGATCATATATCAGGGAACCGAAAAAGTGCGCGTCCTGGCGGACGAAACTCTCCGGGAGATGAAATCAGCCATGGGATTACAAGATCTCTGGGATTGGGTTGAAGCTGGAAAAAAATAATTGCAGGAAAAGTGTGGAGCAGGTATGAAAATTGGCATTGGATCGGATCACGCAGGGTATCGTTACAAAGAAATGATCAAATCCCATTTGATTGATTTAGGACATGAGGTCGTCGACTTTGGCACCGACTCCTCGGAGTCCGCGGACTATCCGGAATATATCCGGCCGGTCGCGGAAGCGGTCGCCGGCGAAGATATTGACCGGGGAATTGTCCTCGGTGGTTCCGGCAACGGAGAAGCTATCGTGGCAAATCGGGTAAAAGGTGTCCGGTGCACCCTC
This genomic window contains:
- a CDS encoding MBL fold metallo-hydrolase, coding for MAKITFYGATGTVTGSRTLLDLDSQRFLIDCGMFQGKKENRLKNWDPFPVPPESVDAVLLTHAHIDHSGYLPRFCRYDFAGRIHATHATSDLCEILLKDSAHLQEEDAKWANKKGFSQHKPALPLYTTKDAENALTHFSPVHYGEDLFPADDIRVKFKDAGHILGSSLVDIKVGRNNNTSKVLFTGDLGRPRRPVLKDPVQVYNVDYLVIESTYGNRLHSDASPYEELVRVINESADRGGVLVIPSFAVGRTQTLLYVIRELEAQGKIPVMPIYIDSPMAIDATSIFTSHLDVLNLHAREQTLQGSSIFQPTQLKVCRSREESMAINRIKEKAIIISASGMITGGRILHHMRERLGDPKNSILFIGYQAMGTRGRTILEGAETVKIHGKKIPVKAQIKNIFGFSGHADYEEILAWLMGFNRPPKMTFINHGEADASEALAEKIRSHFGWEVTVPEFGENYSIDM
- a CDS encoding TrpB-like pyridoxal phosphate-dependent enzyme, with product METKIYLSEADMPRQWYNLAVDLPTPIQPPLGPDGNPAGPDDLSAVFPMNLIEQEMSQERWIDIPEEILGILTRWRPSPLKRAVRLEEALDTPAKIFYKDESVSPPGSHKPNTSVAQAWYNKEFGVKTLTTETGAGQWGSALAFACQLIGLNCKVFMVRISFDQKPYRKIMMRTWGADCIASPSDETAAGRKFLEKDPDTPGSLGMAISEAVEAAVSDESGKTKYSLGSVLNHVLLHQTIIGQEAKKQLEKVGIKKPDVVIGCAGGGSNFAGLAFPFVHDKINGDDIEIIPVEPTSCPTLTRGIFTYDFGDSAGSTPLMPMHTLGHNFVPEPIHAGGLRYHGMAPLVSQAVIEGLVKPRAIDQITSYSSALQWARTEGMIVAPETSHAIAATIQEAEKAREEGKEKVILFNLSGHGVMDLAGYESFLNGELEEHALEQEKLDEAEAELDELPKAEVRKSGQWS
- a CDS encoding MBL fold metallo-hydrolase; protein product: MDIKFWGVRGSIPTPPTPTQIRQKMLNVLRLAQREKLESDSDREKFLESLNGFQDSLIGGNTSCVQVTVKDNLFIFDMGSGLKRLGNALTESEAASEGLAIHFFISHTHWDHMMGFPFFTPAYLPQHKIIFHSPIPDLEERIRAQQDFRFFPVSLDDMASTKEFHTLQPEGKHTIEGVTIRTKELNHPGNSYGYRVESDGKSFVYTTDSEFKDLSQMNTKQYTDFFQDADVLTFDSQYTLLEAVHHKKDWGHSSAIIGIDLAAEAGVKTMVLFHHEPENDDSTIQSLRDEAQQYKSINYPDSPLSLIIGHEGLEISL
- a CDS encoding metalloregulator ArsR/SmtB family transcription factor, which codes for MELKMTQELHSISSANSQAIQESLGDEEHIRELSDLFKALCDPTRLRIILALKEEELCVHDLALLTETSESNASHQLRVLRNMKLVKYTRRGKQVFYSIDDEHISHFLEDIQQHLGEQNGEEDRSE
- a CDS encoding cation diffusion facilitator family transporter, yielding MSSYRELRDKNRKSLQIALGITAFFFFVELIGGWLTNSLALLSDAGHMLTDVLALGLSLFAMWLAKRPPTKSHTFGYHRFEIFAAFLNGLTLAGISVYIFVEAYQRIQNPPEVAGFPMMLIATVGLLVNLLSGFFLHKSKDDSLNVKGAYLHVLGDALGSVGAIVAGIIMWTTGWMYADPIFSVVIGMIIIASSWRLMRDTFHVLMQGTPPEIEPEDVQTSICNLKNVTGVHDLHIWTLTNGIHAMTVHVNVDESVSQTSHDDIIHAIREMTMDEYGIQHTTVQLEMQENGDHRCIVQEEH
- a CDS encoding OprO/OprP family phosphate-selective porin, encoding MKSAARILVKWVILSFLLVPVFALGQDVGLSGRIYTGYFYNTHTNNNAFTVDRVYLGYAGDLTSDVSYNVTSDIGPDFTDGGYQLFMKYAYIDWRQGDAGGLILGMIPMNAYDVQKRTWGFRYLRKTVMNDRGFAPSADIGAGYEMRFSRKVLVSAALSNGEGYKSPEVDEYKRIHVRLLYGPENLGSTTGFNVGAYTSYEAENVDESRMTFAGFTGIHVNDMWAGLEGAYQMLSETDWNQLLLSVYGRMEVGEDATAFGRFDYSNEQNPVTEITENLIIGGVEFNPTGGIKIAPNFVYSLEDDGEDDLAIRASCEFRW